TGTAATAAGGGTGGTTCATATCAAGTGTCTTCGAAATGACATTCCTGATTATCTTCGGCATGACATTACTAATTGTCTTCGTCATGATATTACTaattgtcttcggcatgacattACTAactgtcttcggcatgacattACAAAGTATGTTGGTCTTGAACGCATTCCTGCTTTAGAAACAAAGTCATGACAAGGCAAAAATCATGAAACAACGATGCTAAGATTAATCAAACTCACTGCCTGTACTGACAATATAATCtattggtattttatgttgaCAGTTGTGGAAGATGCTCAGGAGACGGTAGAATCACATGTTCTGTTTGTCAGGGTTTCAAACGACTAAAATGCTACATCGAATTAACTGTTGCCTTGTAAGTTCAGCTTGTATTTTTCCACTTTCTATGGGAAAATGATTGTGATAGGTGTTTTAAGTTAAGTTATTAGTTAAGAATAACATGTTTATGTTAATGAATATATGGTATACATACGGTAATAAATTTTCTTGTGGTTATGTATATGGTCGATATCATGAACAAATGATATTGAAAGAAGTATTAATCGAAGTGTACACTCTCTAACAAGATGAATGCGAAGAAAGAAAATAAGCACATCTTGCTAGTTGTAGTTGTAAAACGGTCTTTCATTATCCAGTATATTTTAactaattttttaatttcaacGTCTAGCGTGAATAACTATGACGATCACATCCTGGAAAAAACGGACATGCCAGATGAACTTGTCCGTCATGTTGGAGGAACCGTTATAATGGAGCAAACATTACCCTTTGTGAGTATCAGGAAAACATAACTACACACTACAGCCAAGAACAAAGGGTTCTCCTAGCAATATCTATTGACACAGGTGCCCGTCAAAGAGGCAATGTGTTATCATCATATGCTGAGCGGTTTGAACAGCTGATATTTGATATGAGGAGCTTACACGCAAGAATTGTATTACTGCTATATAGTGTCTTCCTTTCTGAATCCATGAAGAGTGGTAGTCCTTAAAAACTAAAACAGATAATCGATTTTCATCTTCTTCTAGATATCTTGTCGATCCATAAAGATTCGTAAGTTTGGACTAAGAGCTCAagatatatataattatatatatacacacacacacacacacacacacacacatatatatatatatatatatatatatatatatatatatatatatatatatatatatatatatatatataggaataaATCAACGTAGTAGGACTAAACTTTGCCGCTAACATCTCGTCATTCTCTTTTGATAGGTGTGGCCAATAACATCATATCCAATCGCTGAAATTTGTAATGCTTCCGCCCGACTTGTGAGCGATCACCGACAGAGGTTCGCTGCTCAAAAGCAGATAAGTCAGGTACGTCAATTTCAAATGTgcaaatattataaatacatataattattgaGCCAATTGACacaattcaaaaataaaaagattccAGCTTCTGTGTTAGGTCTGTGGATGTCCTGAGTTTTACTGAACAGTTAATAACCGCTTCTTGTAGACTTTAAGAGGAAAACCggcatttatgttttatatccacttacaaatttacaacaaaCTGGAAACGTGCCCTGTCAACAATGTGAAAAGTATATAGATTGATTGAACAGGTCATTAACATTGAATTTTATTCGTTTTAGCGGCAGCAATTAAGGGCGGTGCCTGTAACGGAGGTACTGTATCAGTGGAAAGATGCAAGTTTCCGATTTTGGGTGTACGGCAATGAAAGGAAGGTCCACGCTCCCGAGTATCCGCAACAGTGCTGCTGGGGATGCACTATATTGTGATAGATTTCATACAATGTGAATACATCAACAATCTGTGATCACGAAATGtctttacgtgtgaccatttgccaaccatcacactgtcgtcgctggtcttgGTTTTTCTGTATGCTGTACACCCTAAATTATATTCAGAGCAGATTACGATCTTCTGCGAATTCAGATTCACATCAGACCAGATTGACATCTGACATCACTTTACACACTTAACTAGGAAAACTGGGTGTCAtggtttaaatattttgtctgcCGGAGTTTGGAATATTGATGTATAGGTCCTAAGTTGTGCACACATCTCACAATTGCACTGCATGGATATACATGTTGCGAAAGATGTAATGAGGTGTATCGTGAGTTATGGTAGATTTCCATTTCGAGACGACAGGTTGTCAGGCACAGGTCTATGTTTCCCGAGTTTTCAAGTAAAGGGTATATAACTAGGACGGTGTTCCTATGTACAAGTTTTTCATTCTTTATCGTTAGGTATACAGTTATATTGTCAACTTCTGGAATACAGTCTAGCAACACATGAACCAACAGGTTTCTTTTAACCACACAGGTCCGCATAGCACACTtagtagagcgcccgcttctgGAGCGGttgatctagggtcaatcctggtttgagtcacacctaagacattacaAGACCTTCAGCATGAAAAAACGTGGAAATCCGTCCCACaacgaggaggcacattacatgcacatgattcGCCATatattgtcatatgactgaaaaattgctaagtacgacgttataccccaagaactcactcaatCTTTTAACCGCTGTTGCGTTGAACATGCTGAATAAAACTCAGAGGtcggttgtatttattttttgattagttttttacgccatactcaagaatattttacttatacgacggcgaccgtgccggatgaaaccgggcagagccaggggagtGGTGTTATTTTCATTTGCTCCGAGCCTTAGGCaaggaacaaataaaaattacatcacgaatttaataaatttgatactatGGGTCACGAATTGTATATTCTATTCATCCCATGATTTATTTTGAACGGTTTTAGGTGGTTAATAGTGAAGACaatgtctgtttgttttgacaaatatgtaaatgagataTCGATATATTTGAAACGGTTGGAACCGAACacacatttcactaaatatagTTCTGGAAAACATTAAATGAATCTGTGATTTTTGTGACCAGAAAAGATAAAACAGTCCATTAGTGAACGATACGATAGCCAgattaaattttattcaaaaatatcaGCATTCTTAAAAGTTCATTTATCAAAACATTTGGCTCCAAAACAGTGACCTAAATCTATGTCATATATCTATGACAACTGGTGTCACGCGATGACATGCAGGGTGCAAGGAGCGGTGATTTCGAAAAGTATACTGAACGAAATCTTCAAAGTTAGGTTTTTAACGCGAACAGTTCATCGCAAAACTTATTTACTGGTCTTACTATCCATCTTGGAACTTGCAGAATGCGACAAAATAGTGTTTAAGGTGTTTTAAAGGGTTTGATTTTGGTCCAGTTTTTGGACTTTCTGTGTGGTATACGTGATTTTGAATCTAAAGGTCACAGTGTGACCAGTTGTCGTGTTCGATGCGGTAAGTAGAATGGACTAGATTTAAGAATAATCTTGAGGTACATCAGTTGCAGACCAGTTCATACACACGAGACAACTCTTTGTTGCTCTACAAAGTAGTATGGGAAGTTTGTAGGTGTTCAATTTCGTGAAAATCTGATACCGAGGCATTCTGCTGTCGATGATGGTTGAACTCATGTTTGTGTGCACCTTGTTTTCGGGGTACAAGCCGGGGTCAAGCACTTCATGTCGTTTCATCAAATTTTGCTGTTTTCTCTATTTCCCGAAGATAAGTTCTATTCCCATCCAGTGTCAAAAACCGGTGGAAACCAGTGTCACGGTGTAGTAAGTGATCGCTACcgtggcttttttttttacgacaGCAAACAATAGAAGTAGTCCGGTACGTAGTACGCTTTTGTGTATGCATGGAGTTAATACCTCCGTGATGTATGCAATGTAAGTTCAGGTGACCAGTCAAATCTGCAGATATTTCATATAACGCGtggaatattgaaaatttacgTCACTGTTATTATATCAAGGACAAGggcaaattatgggataaatctGTACATATTACAACTAATATAATCGGAAATTGACTAGGGTTTGATGTCTAATATGGCAGTTGTCTGTCCAATGGCCCGTTCATAGATCTGTTtgtattcattttcttttgaaTGCAACTCGTGTTACAGTATTTATCCAATTTCTATGAAACTTGATGAGCATGGCTGGGATAATACACACTTGTGCATGTGATATTGGGGTTACCTTGCATTATTTATTAACAGAGTTATCGGCTATCCAAGATTTAATCTGAACTTAAGAAAGAAAGTGCTCTTGAGGGTTTTGTAACTCATAGTTTTGTCGGATTGTGTGAAACTTGGCACACGAAGGAGAAGACATACAGATGTGTATGCCCTGTGTGAGTTACGTTTAAGGAGGGGAAGTGTTTGTAAACGCAACTCGTTCATTCTTCAATTAGAAGCTTGACACATATGCTGAGGATGATATATAGGCAGGAATGAGAATTTTTACGCGAATTATTTTCAACGCTATCGCATTTTGTAGATAGAATATGAACGTGCAAATTCGTCCTGAACGGTGTTAGATGAAACCCCTCACGTGGATTCGATTCGATTAAATCGTGCGGCGCCGGAGTATTCGCTATCTTTTGATGTATCTTGCTTACATGAAAACAGCCttattttataactgttttgAAAAAGGTTCACAATGCCTTTATTCTTGGCGGCTGGAATGCGTACTTTAGACCCCATTTCTCTTCTTAATACACAATCGAAGTCGACCTCTGGAGTGGTTTCTTGTAGTAAAGGTCATTCAATATAAAGGGTCACTAAGTGCATCTATCATGAAAATCTGAACACGTCAGTTATTCGATGTGTGTTAAGTTGGACCGAGTTGTGTGGCTGCATACATGGTTGACAATTTATTTTGATACGTTCGTTCTTTGTGTCTTCATGTATTGAAGACGGCATTGACTTAGTTTAGAAAGGACATAATTTATTACTATTCTTCCAGACAATCGTTGAAAAAGATATATCATATGCCGATAACGCCAAGTTGAACTTGTATATATAACAGGTTTATTGTTTGCTTTCAATAGTACTGTATTTCTTTAGGTGTTTGGTCAGTTTTTCTTAATGATTTCTCCGGACCCGATGGCTCAGCTGGTAaagcgtccgtttcgggaccgatagatccagggtcaatcctggtttGGGTCACAGGaggccttaaaagagggagctgtagcttcctcgcttaacgttcagcattaaggagatagttaaacgactggttgactcgtatcagtataatggctggcgTGGGGAGGCttacttcggtaagtcgtctcattgaagcagcactagataaatgagcgaaatccgtcctgcaacaaggaggcacattacacgtgcatgcacttTACGGAcacctttgttgtcatatgactgaaaaattgttaagtaggacgttagaccctaagcactcactcactcttagtTTTTCACTATAAGTCTCATTGTCAAAAAACTTGGTAGATAGATGATGACGGTTAAGCATTTTCATCAAGAGTCAGAAGAATAACTTTACTGAAGAAGATTTGACAGAGTACAGATTTCGTTGCTCGCTTGGCTCTATGAGTATTAGGAACGGAGCCAAGTACTGACCGTCCCGGTATATACGATTAGCCGTGCGCTGCCACTAGTGAGATGTGTTGTCATATCCTCGGCATTGAAAGGGATTAATGAAAACACATTACTGGGAAAAGTCTCAGTTTGTTTCAATTGCCAAagatctttttaaaaaaaatatgtaaaatgtacattaattaattatatagTTGAATACACGACCGAACTCAAGATATGCACAAGACCTGATAGTAGGTATTCTCGGTTTCCCCTCGCATTCAGCATAATTAAGGGAAAGTGGAGCCAGGAGATAGACGTGAGTTTCCTCAGGGctcccatcaaaatgctggtcgccgtcgtaaaagtgaaataaaacaccaatcaaatgaataaaataactaatTGGCTGCAATTACTTGGGATTATGCCAAGTAATCGTGCCCGGTGTGGTCCACTATTGGAAGGGACTGTCAACTATGATGTCTCTATCATAACGTTTCAGTGAGTCAGCACTAACATATATTTGTAGTCAGTTTGCATTTTATCGAGGATACATTGCCGTAATATGACCATAATAATACTGAACCCTAATGGGAAAGAAAGCAACTGATAAGTACCTGAAGGCACTTTTCTCCATGGCCATCGTATTTATTGGTTTCTGGTAACTGTAACTACAGTAATTTTCCTTTTCAGACTGAGATGTGCATTTTGTTCTCATACGTCGATTACTTTCATGTGTTACAGTAGAACATCAATTTACATTACATCATTTGTAGCTTTTTATTTCGAATTGGCCTGTAAACTCCATGCTACAAATATTGCGGAGAGTGACAATAAACAAGGAGCAAACAGCAACATACACTCGCTATCTACCAACACGACTTGATAACCTAGGAACATATGGTAAAGAGACTGCTGGTGGTGAATCCGATGTTAAGGATGGATTTCGAATCAATTTTCTCTGGTGTCTTTTTGTGAAGTCGCATGTATCCTATCGGTAGAGAAGAGACATCGCCCCTGCAGCTTCTATACACTATCCTACTATCAACATGGAATGGTACCATGTAAACACTTTAACCTATTTAAATTTCCTAATCATGTAGAAAACTTTGAATGGAACCTCACAGGAAGTAGCCAGCATCATATTCCTAACTATTCCAGACGGATTCCTTTCTCCctcaaaaacaacaagaaaacaagaacATCAAAATTGCTTGAggcaatgatttatttgactcagTGTTCCATGTAGATTGATCCATAGTTCATTTGAATGATAATGAATAGAAGATAATGACAATGATTAATCTTCAACTATAGATCGCTTTATAAAACAGCAATGCAGTGTATTCTCACAAGAATTGAGTTTTTAAACTCGTGCTTTGTTAAAAAGGTTTTATTCAGACTTTATTCAGTAGTTATTCTGTTCAGTTGTCATTAATCAGTCTTGCGGAGTGGAATAGGATATGTAGGTCTATGGAATGGAATTACCAATGACAGTCCGTCGCCATGCTTTAACTGGAATTAAAAAGGCAATGATAAGTTAATGAAAAATATCACGTTAATTGTagttttaaaattcaaatggCAATAAATTAGAAATATTATCCCTTTTTACAAGCTAAATGTCCATGCACAGGCATATCTGGATGAAGATCTGGAATGTTGCATACTTAGGAAGCTTACAGCAAAACGTTTTGACAGGCAGCTTTGGCCCACAGCTCATCAGATTTACGTACAGTTATCAATGACTCACATTTTCTCCATATAAATTATTATTGCCACATACTTTAAGCGTGAACCCACAAGTATCGCTTCAGTGAGTTATTTTAGTGATACATCCTCTATTATTgacataaataaaactgatgctTAGACTACTTGCCAATTCTTTGTGCCACATGGAGCACAAATGATTGAAAGATCCGATTCACATTCCATGGTGCGCGGATCGAATCTGAGCCCTTCGGGGCATTTGAGAATGTCGCCATCTTGACTGCCATTTTCACATCGGTAGTAGTATTCACAATCAGTGCTTAGGTCAGGGTAAAAACCGGTTGGTAATTGCTTTGCTTGACACGGATCTATTTCGGCTTGCTCACACATCATTGTGTCCGGGTTGTATTCCTCACCATCCGGACATtctgtaaaattaattttacgAACATTTATGTCTAATAAATATGAATTCAATGTTTGTTATGCAAATTTATATCTCGTAAAGGCCTTAGTTACAGATTTACACTTTACCAGTCCAATCATGTAGGATGACACTGTCTGGATTTCACAAGCTCAAACTTTGCCTAATTGCACTTTAACGTCCTCAGTTTCATTATATGGAAAGCCGAACTTTTAAAATCACTATCCTCGCTGTGacagaaagcaaacaaaaccCAAATCATTTAAGTGCGACTTACTAGTAGATCCACATCCATTGATAGGGGCCCAATAGTTGCAGACGTTGTACCACGTGTTGAAGACTAGCCCTCCTGGGCAGTCGTGAAGGTAAGGCACTCCATGCGAACATTGGTAGAAGGAACGTGGATTTAAGGGATTACATATGTATTGCCCATGCCAGCGACATTTTATCTCTGCAGAAAGGgaaacatataaacattgtcAACTTATATCAACTTGTGAAAGGTTATTTAGGAGGAGGTAATGGAGGAGTGATAAACTTGCTCGCCTTTTAAGCCCAAGGTGATGTGGGTTAAACCATATTCTCTGACAGGGATTTTCAGGGTTCTCTTGCTTTTATTGTGCTCAGAGATATGGTCCAAAAAACAGGTCGACGGCACACTTGTGTCTGGTCTTATGAAGTTCGATGGAGGCCAATTGCTTTCTATACTAAAACGACGTATATCGAATATGGAACAGTTCgcctgtaacttgccaaatattAAGGAGTCTAAAGCGACATGCGTATGATCGTTAACCATAACGGACTTTTCAGGTCAATAATGAGGAGGCAATTCCCAAggcaatgttcaacacaaaccaccatgGAACTAAAAAGGTTTATAAAGCTGAAATTTACCACGGACTCATATGAAGAGAAGCAGTCGAGAGTTTTCATATGACaaaaagacgcaaggaatattCTAGGCGAATAAATTGACTCTGTATACAAATCTTCTGGTATTGTGTTAAAGGTTCTAcacatggcgtgtacatatctagccctgtagcatttgttagatcccatgtgttatgtgacgatttcaaccaacgtcacaagttattactgcaaaaactagtgtttcacggttattccatcaaaa
Above is a window of Liolophura sinensis isolate JHLJ2023 chromosome 7, CUHK_Ljap_v2, whole genome shotgun sequence DNA encoding:
- the LOC135471719 gene encoding protein obstructor-E-like, producing the protein MHLLQAVFTVFLVASPALCEVSEPAATPQYVPKCRGLHGPKNYPNPKQANTYFQCVYGRPVKLWCPSRQLFNAARGKCVPIKNIDEYPDVDRSKIKCRWHGQYICNPLNPRSFYQCSHGVPYLHDCPGGLVFNTWYNVCNYWAPINGCGSTKCPDGEEYNPDTMMCEQAEIDPCQAKQLPTGFYPDLSTDCEYYYRCENGSQDGDILKCPEGLRFDPRTMECESDLSIICAPCGTKNC